GTCGTCGTCCAGGGTACAGAACCAGCAACAACGAGTACCATCGCACACCACCTCAGGGAATGAGATTCGTTGCGCTTCAGGTTCGTCGTGCCTCGGGACGTCCTCAGGGGATATTAAACATTGGTGTTGGAGTGCTTGATGGTTCCATGAGAAGCATGCCGCTTTACACGCATATGGATTCCTCTGCTGTGGGGTACAGAGATCTTCTCGGTGAAGAGGATCGTCATCTACAGCATTTGCATTTGAACAGTAACAAAGGAAGCTCCAAGAATCCACAATCTCCGTCTTCGAGACAGTTTCAATCTGTTGTCTCAAGACCAGAGCTCCGTCGTACAAAGAGTGATACAAGCTCAATGGTTGTCTCTGATCTTCTAAGCAGAGTTGAACGTAGTCGGCTAGCTAAACAGCCGATAAGCGCATTAGTAAGCAGTGAAGAATTTGAAACTGAACCAACCACTACGGATACTGATGCCACGGAGATAAAAGAGAATGGACCTACTAAAATCATGAGGCAAATATACAAACCAGATCCAGCACCAAGGGAGAGTCATGACGTGTCATACCATCATTCGTCACGTAAAACACCTAGAAGAGTTACAATGAACGAGAAACATAGACCGATTAAGGCTCGAGCTTCACCGTACTTGTCAAGACATGGAACGCCGTTGAGATCTAACATCGTCGCATCTTCTCCTATGCGACGTAACGAAGTTAGGTCAACACCGATGAGATCTAAAATTATCGCCATGTCTCCCATGCATCCCAACATGACTTCCATGCAGACTCCGTTGCGTTCCAACATGACACCCATGCAGACTCCGTTGCGCTCCAACATGACGCCCATGCAGACTCCTATGCGTTCCAACATGACGCCCATGCAGACTCCTATGCGTTCCCACATGACTCCCATGCAGACTCCGATGCGTTCCAACGTGCTTAAATCGACTCCAATGAGACCAAACTACATGTCTACACCGATGAGGACATCGAACTTAGCTGGGAGGAGAATCTTAACCGATTCGGAGTTAGGTCCATCACCATCAGAAATCGCTGAGCAACTAGCTAAAAATAGGTCTCACGCTAACGACACGGAAAGCTCTATACTCAGCGAGTGGAGCATCGACGAAACTAGCGTCGAAGGACTACGTTCGAAACTCGAGAGGTGGCGTACGGAGCTGCCACCATTGTATGATATAGGATCAAGCCAAGTAAGCAGCACTGAATACGACGGCTCGACAATCGTCCCAGCTGGGGGAAGAAGTTCAAGAAGGAAAACTCCAGCGGTGAAGAAGCATAGTCGTAGGCATACAGAGGGAGGTAATGGTCTTTTCTCGTGTTTTAGTAAGATTTGCGGCGTGGAATGCAGTTTTGCatgcggtggtggtggtggcggctCGGTGGATCATGATGAGTCGAGGAAAGGCGGGGATGGCCGCGTGCATCGCACGTACTCTGCTGATGATTTGAGCTCTTTGTGATATTTacatattcaaatattttttggtctcccattatattattttactttttggagagggggggggggggggggggggggggggtgactATTGGTGATGAAAacgatttatttaattttattgctATTGTTGATAAATCATTCAACATAACATTAATTAATCGTGATAAAGTAGAAGAATGTGTGAGAGTATTTGTGTTTTAGACGATGGTGTCTCATTTGTTTCTATAGAAAAGAATTAAACACAAGTCAACAGGCCAATCTCAGTAGTGATTTTAGTTTCCATTAGAGCATGAGATTAGTGTCCTCCATTGGTAATAATTCTGATTAAAGGTGTAATTTTCCCAAAAACAATTTGCGCCTGCAAAAGTTTCTCAATGGATCATCAAACATCATGATGATGAATATCTCATCACCACGTTTTATACTAATGCATAGTGTTCCCATCAATTTCCTTTTTATATTGCTCGACAAGAATCATGTTCTCAAggaaaaaataaacttaaaactaTGTTTTTCCCTTTACTacgttaaatatataatttatttattgttaactGAAATACAATTTTGTCTGTGTAAACTCTTTAAAAATTGAGACTTTTGGGGCGCTATGAAATGAACTGTCTCATCATCCAAAGCAGATATTATAATCCATAAGCATCTTTAGATTCTTGATAAGTAGCCTTTACTAAAACATGATGTAATAAAACAATGACTTCTCATCCGAATTCCGAAAGCATTACAATATTCTAGTACAAGACATATATACAAGTGGgagaaggaaaagaagaaaaatgatgtAACAAAAAGCAAAACCTTAGCTgatattataaacaaatatgTCATGCACACACACAAACAACTGTAAAACAAGTTTCTTGGGACTGTCTTTCTCTAGTTGCTTGAACCCAACTATAACGCAACGAGAGCACGACAGGTTTGATGATGTCGGAAACTAAActtttcagaaattttaaatatcaaaaaaacaaaaagagaagacTTTGGCATTGTGGTATGGCCATTACAAGACATATGGGTCCCAATTCTCATCACTCTCTCCTTTACTCTGCTTTCATCATCTCTCGTCTCTCTCAAATACGCTTGAAGAAAGAAACCCTTTCATCTCTGTGCCTCTTTCTCTTGAACGGTTCATTGAAAAGACCCTCTCTTTGGATTATTAGTCGACAACATGCGTGGTGGTGGGTCAGAGTTTGAGACGGGGAAGAGTAACCTTCTTCCGGCTGAGAGTGAGCTGGAGCTGGGATTAGGGCTCAGCATCGGCGGTGGCGCGTGGAGAGAGCGTGGGAGGATTCTAACGGCTAAGGACTTTCCTTCTGTTGGGTCTAAACGAGCTGCTGATCAGTCTTCCTCTCACCAAGGACAAGGAGCTTCTCCTCCTCGCTCAAGGTTCCgtcttttaattaataaagcTCATAACTTTTGGTTTATTTCTGTGTTGCATGATTTGAACATGTTACTATCTCGAAACATAATCTGTGTAAGCTTCTGTTATAATCAGACTTCGTTATATATAACTCGAAATGTTGCAAAAGTGATTAGCTTTTAATGATTTGGTCATAGTAAGAGATGTTTGTTTTGATGCATTACATGGATTTGTTGTAGCAGTCAGATAGTGGGATGGCCACCGATTGGGTCACACAGGATGAACAAGGTGAACAACCAAGCTCCTATGAAGGcggccaaagaagaagaagaagaagaagaggggaagaagaagaatgatgaGACTAAAGATGTCTCAgttcagggtttagggtatgtGAAAGTGAATATGGATGGAGTTGGTATAGGCAGAAAAGTGGATATAAGAGCTCATTCTTCTTATGAAAACTTGGCTCAGACGCTGGAGGAGATGTTCTTCGGAATGTCAGGTCAGTTACTGCTAAAACACTTGAGATGGATTCTTATTGGAGTTTGACTGACATTATTGTATTTTTGAAATGATCAGGTTCTACTACTTCTCGGGAAAAGGTGAAACCTTTGAGGCTTTTAGATGGTTCATCAGAGTTTGTACTGACTTATGAGGATAAGGATGGAGATTGGATGCTTGTGGGCGATGTTCCTTGGAGGTAAGAATCTAGAAATGGCTttgtatataactatatattagtCCTTGTCAAGATCTAaatcatttttgtcatttttgcTACTAGAATGTTTGTCACTTCGGTGAAAAGGCTTCGGATCATGGGAACCTCTGAAGCTAATGGACTTGGTATGTTTCTGGTTTATTGATTTCTCTTGTCGACCAATAAAGAATAACCAGGCTGGAACATTCTTTAATGCAGCTCCAAGACATCAAGAACAGAAGGAGAGACAAAGACAATGAAACTATCCTGTTTAGCTTCCCTTACAAATCTGGCATTGTTAtgtgtttcttttttgattttgtGGAAAGTAACTCAGATACTTATTGAAGAAAGTATACCGGGTGAATCCGATCAAAGCTGGTGGAGCTTAAGATTTGATATTAGGCATGGTTTCATTTTAAGGTTTTTCAATTAGTAGTTTTCTTggtcttttgtttatttatttttcttgtaatGTAAATAGTTGAAGCCATTATCTAATGTGATAAAAGAGTTCTGTTTTCTTGT
Above is a window of Brassica napus cultivar Da-Ae chromosome A10, Da-Ae, whole genome shotgun sequence DNA encoding:
- the LOC106369420 gene encoding uncharacterized protein LOC106369420 isoform X2; amino-acid sequence: MSMMFPSFQLLELNIISAQDLAPVSRKMKTYAVAWVHSERKLTTRVDYNAGTNPTWNDKFVFRVDEEFLYADTSAVVIEIYALHWFRDVHVGTVRVLISNLIPPSRRPGYRTSNNEYHRTPPQGMRFVALQVRRASGRPQGILNIGVGVLDGSMRSMPLYTHMDSSAVGYRDLLGEEDRHLQHLHLNSNKGSSKNPQSPSSRQFQSVVSRPELRRTKSDTSSMVVSDLLSRVERSRLAKQPISALVSSEEFETEPTTTDTDATEIKENGPTKIMRQIYKPDPAPRESHDVSYHHSSRKTPRRVTMNEKHRPIKARASPYLSRHGTPLRSNIVASSPMRRNEVRSTPMRSKIIAMSPMHPNMTSMQTPLRSNMTPMQTPLRSNMTPMQTPMRSNMTPMTSNLAGRRILTDSELGPSPSEIAEQLAKNRSHANDTESSILSEWSIDETSVEGLRSKLERWRTELPPLYDIGSSQVSSTEYDGSTIVPAGGRSSRRKTPAVKKHSRRHTEGGNGLFSCFSKICGVECSFACGGGGGGSVDHDESRKGGDGRVHRTYSADDLSSL
- the LOC106369420 gene encoding uncharacterized protein LOC106369420 isoform X1; translation: MSMMFPSFQLLELNIISAQDLAPVSRKMKTYAVAWVHSERKLTTRVDYNAGTNPTWNDKFVFRVDEEFLYADTSAVVIEIYALHWFRDVHVGTVRVLISNLIPPSRRPGYRTSNNEYHRTPPQGMRFVALQVRRASGRPQGILNIGVGVLDGSMRSMPLYTHMDSSAVGYRDLLGEEDRHLQHLHLNSNKGSSKNPQSPSSRQFQSVVSRPELRRTKSDTSSMVVSDLLSRVERSRLAKQPISALVSSEEFETEPTTTDTDATEIKENGPTKIMRQIYKPDPAPRESHDVSYHHSSRKTPRRVTMNEKHRPIKARASPYLSRHGTPLRSNIVASSPMRRNEVRSTPMRSKIIAMSPMHPNMTSMTPMQTPMRSHMTPMQTPMRSNVLKSTPMRPNYMSTPMRTSNLAGRRILTDSELGPSPSEIAEQLAKNRSHANDTESSILSEWSIDETSVEGLRSKLERWRTELPPLYDIGSSQVSSTEYDGSTIVPAGGRSSRRKTPAVKKHSRRHTEGGNGLFSCFSKICGVECSFACGGGGGGSVDHDESRKGGDGRVHRTYSADDLSSL
- the LOC106370104 gene encoding auxin-responsive protein IAA12-like, which produces MRGGGSEFETGKSNLLPAESELELGLGLSIGGGAWRERGRILTAKDFPSVGSKRAADQSSSHQGQGASPPRSSQIVGWPPIGSHRMNKVNNQAPMKAAKEEEEEEEGKKKNDETKDVSVQGLGYVKVNMDGVGIGRKVDIRAHSSYENLAQTLEEMFFGMSGSTTSREKVKPLRLLDGSSEFVLTYEDKDGDWMLVGDVPWRMFVTSVKRLRIMGTSEANGLAPRHQEQKERQRQ